In Leisingera sp. NJS204, the following are encoded in one genomic region:
- the msrQ gene encoding protein-methionine-sulfoxide reductase heme-binding subunit MsrQ — protein sequence MDTVNQLFRRFPVWAVYLLGALPAFWLFYLGLTGGLGVEPIKALEHEYGELALQLMILTLSISPMRRLLGLNLMKFRRSIGLLCFFYVSCHLLVWLVLDVQIIGQILSDIAKRPYITIGMGGFVLMLPLALTSNNFAVRRLGRAWPRLHKLTYAAALLGALHYVMLVKGFQIEPLFYLGVVVVLLALRLPAAQFRKRQSAPRASGRA from the coding sequence ATGGACACGGTAAACCAGCTTTTCCGCCGCTTTCCAGTCTGGGCAGTTTATCTGCTCGGGGCACTGCCTGCGTTCTGGCTGTTTTACCTTGGCCTCACTGGCGGCCTGGGGGTAGAGCCGATCAAGGCGCTGGAACATGAATATGGCGAACTGGCGCTGCAACTGATGATCCTGACGCTTTCCATTTCCCCGATGCGTCGGCTGCTGGGATTGAACCTGATGAAGTTCCGCCGGTCGATCGGCCTGCTGTGCTTCTTCTATGTGTCTTGCCATCTGCTGGTTTGGCTGGTGCTGGACGTTCAGATTATTGGCCAGATCCTCAGCGATATTGCCAAGCGCCCTTATATCACCATTGGCATGGGGGGCTTTGTCCTGATGCTTCCGCTGGCTTTGACCTCCAACAATTTCGCTGTCCGGCGGCTGGGGCGTGCCTGGCCGCGGTTGCACAAGCTGACCTATGCGGCAGCTCTTCTAGGGGCGCTGCACTACGTGATGCTTGTTAAGGGCTTCCAAATTGAACCGCTGTTTTATCTTGGCGTGGTGGTTGTCCTGCTGGCCCTTCGATTGCCTGCCGCTCAATTCCGGAAGCGGCAGTCTGCACCCAGGGCATCAGGCCGGGCTTAA
- a CDS encoding DUF4198 domain-containing protein, protein MKLNYLAAALAVSLPVTASAHFQLNYTENVLIGKPGDVPMGLVFWHPLENGHVMDMGKPEEFFMVHKGEKVDLSDRLEPATFKGAENEAAAYRASVPVKRSGDYVVVTVPAPYYEESEDIYIQQISKVVLNRNTLPTDWDQPVGLETEILPLNKPYNVIVGSTFSGQVLADGKPVPGAEIEVEFMASEPDLAAFSTTNPTVQPMSGGAIVAIADQNGVFSFGIPKAGHWGFAALGSGPATEHDGKELSQDAVLWIHAEELK, encoded by the coding sequence ATGAAACTGAATTATCTGGCTGCAGCTCTGGCCGTATCCCTGCCGGTCACCGCATCGGCGCATTTCCAGCTGAACTACACTGAAAACGTGCTAATCGGGAAGCCCGGCGATGTGCCGATGGGGCTGGTGTTCTGGCACCCGCTGGAAAACGGCCATGTGATGGACATGGGCAAACCCGAAGAATTTTTTATGGTTCACAAGGGCGAAAAGGTTGATCTTTCGGACCGCTTGGAACCGGCCACATTCAAGGGCGCGGAGAACGAAGCCGCCGCCTACAGGGCGTCGGTTCCGGTCAAGCGCTCGGGCGACTATGTGGTGGTGACTGTGCCCGCGCCCTATTATGAGGAAAGCGAAGACATCTATATTCAGCAGATTTCCAAAGTCGTGCTGAACCGCAACACCCTGCCCACCGATTGGGATCAGCCGGTGGGCCTGGAAACCGAGATCCTGCCGCTGAACAAGCCCTATAACGTCATTGTCGGCTCTACCTTCTCAGGTCAGGTGCTGGCGGATGGAAAGCCGGTTCCGGGCGCCGAGATCGAGGTTGAGTTCATGGCATCAGAGCCTGACCTTGCGGCCTTTTCCACAACCAACCCGACGGTTCAGCCGATGTCCGGCGGCGCCATCGTTGCGATTGCAGACCAGAATGGCGTCTTTTCCTTTGGCATTCCGAAAGCGGGCCACTGGGGCTTTGCTGCTCTCGGCTCCGGCCCGGCGACTGAGCATGACGGCAAGGAACTCAGCCAGGACGCTGTGTTGTGGATCCACGCTGAAGAGCTGAAGTGA